A region of Candidatus Eremiobacterota bacterium DNA encodes the following proteins:
- a CDS encoding DUF5677 domain-containing protein — protein sequence MNNLPEGEKVIPVIRDFSDKLLVLASEIMQSGKIKWEESDHLAFMALCFAKSQEEQLKSINVLVDAGQHRDAGQISRSSVEGMCFLIWAARELDRPMLWRSFASAEESQKLREKEEHGESVSQDRKDEREQRLKIYGTMHDKRKIAEQIELQVATGVSPLEVSYNRYWYQGKAHSIADIIKCIFEKSETFYEIVYGALSGRIRS from the coding sequence ATGAATAATCTACCTGAAGGGGAAAAAGTTATTCCAGTTATCAGAGATTTTTCAGATAAACTTCTAGTATTGGCTAGTGAGATTATGCAGTCAGGGAAGATAAAATGGGAGGAGTCAGATCATTTGGCTTTTATGGCTTTATGTTTTGCAAAATCTCAAGAAGAGCAACTTAAATCTATAAATGTTTTAGTAGATGCTGGACAACATAGGGATGCTGGACAAATTTCAAGAAGTTCTGTTGAGGGGATGTGTTTTTTGATTTGGGCCGCAAGAGAACTAGATCGCCCGATGCTTTGGCGTTCTTTTGCATCAGCTGAAGAATCGCAAAAGTTAAGAGAAAAAGAAGAGCATGGAGAGAGCGTATCCCAAGATAGAAAAGACGAACGAGAACAAAGACTCAAAATTTATGGTACGATGCATGACAAGCGAAAAATAGCAGAACAAATAGAATTACAGGTGGCAACTGGTGTATCTCCATTGGAAGTTTCATATAACAGATATTGGTATCAAGGAAAAGCGCACTCTATCGCAGATATAATCAAGTGTATATTTGAAAAATCTGAGACTTTCTATGAAATTGTCTATGGGGCTTTAAGTGGACGCATTAGATCATGA
- a CDS encoding helix-turn-helix domain-containing protein, with protein MDKLMTAQEVADLLQVNKSSIYKLVKEEGLQAVKVTNKWRFRKEDVEEWMKKKEIH; from the coding sequence ATGGATAAACTGATGACCGCGCAAGAAGTGGCCGATCTGCTTCAGGTGAACAAGAGCTCGATTTATAAGCTCGTCAAGGAAGAGGGCCTGCAGGCGGTCAAGGTGACCAACAAGTGGAGATTCAGGAAAGAAGACGTCGAAGAGTGGATGAAAAAGAAGGAAATCCACTAA
- a CDS encoding DNA integrity scanning protein DisA nucleotide-binding domain protein, translating to MSQFPVQYYLSIFSILEGSRMGLSQFSDCSRVSALIAFTREGPLFVFDPQDLLREHVKEFREIYGEAGNWKNNAPDVSNFSFGMYQIAKTDEIPMLISFGAYSKSVFYQMWFTEKHLNCCSEGPTIRWLQHATGLLVNEIALGGNILSDSRYVMQGYALRAVGHHLGGKLNCILHRDSRLPIMDILETILDISTAIEEGVRASGRLIFCETEIIKNLRLHASFDNSVAISLSDVKHIRKLLQAVDNQEYSLLANEKKLVGIYKGKFFDNTIIADFKNGCGDIRFGSEIVCTFRDGKFYSTRHIVDLTSFETILKEVGFSTARQERLLNITRKIVQSARDERHGCTLIIQLGELQLTLAGQKLMEPLDLENPENIEIAISMAKIDGALHIDGNAKLYAFACLLDGPQRENEDRSRGARFNSSLRFTGVHLDTVAIIVSEDGPVSIISKGEHINKAIKWKSIDRVEINPPELKTWLKANGND from the coding sequence ATGAGTCAATTCCCCGTTCAATATTATCTTTCTATTTTTTCAATACTGGAAGGCTCCCGGATGGGCCTATCGCAATTTTCCGACTGCAGCAGAGTCAGCGCATTAATCGCATTTACACGTGAAGGTCCACTTTTTGTATTTGACCCTCAGGATCTCCTACGGGAACATGTAAAAGAATTTCGAGAGATATATGGAGAGGCAGGTAATTGGAAAAATAATGCACCGGATGTCTCAAATTTTAGCTTTGGCATGTATCAAATTGCAAAAACAGATGAAATACCAATGCTCATTTCATTTGGGGCATATTCAAAATCTGTATTCTACCAGATGTGGTTCACTGAAAAACACCTCAATTGTTGTTCCGAAGGGCCAACTATAAGGTGGCTTCAACATGCTACGGGACTTCTCGTTAATGAGATCGCCTTAGGAGGTAACATTTTAAGCGATTCCAGATATGTCATGCAAGGTTATGCATTGCGTGCAGTCGGACATCATTTAGGCGGCAAGTTAAATTGTATATTACATAGAGATTCAAGATTGCCTATTATGGATATTCTTGAAACTATCTTAGATATCTCCACGGCCATCGAAGAAGGGGTGCGCGCGTCTGGTAGGTTGATTTTTTGCGAAACCGAAATCATTAAGAATTTGCGTTTGCATGCGTCATTTGACAATTCCGTGGCTATATCTTTGAGCGACGTAAAACATATTCGCAAACTCCTTCAAGCTGTTGATAATCAAGAATACTCTCTGTTGGCCAACGAAAAGAAGCTTGTCGGGATATATAAGGGTAAATTTTTTGATAATACAATAATTGCAGATTTTAAGAACGGATGTGGTGATATTAGATTTGGGAGTGAGATCGTTTGCACCTTCAGAGATGGGAAGTTTTATTCAACTCGTCATATAGTAGATCTGACTTCATTTGAGACTATTCTGAAAGAAGTTGGTTTCTCGACTGCTAGGCAGGAGCGTTTGTTGAATATAACAAGAAAAATTGTTCAGTCCGCTAGAGATGAGCGTCATGGGTGTACGCTAATAATTCAACTTGGTGAACTTCAACTCACTCTAGCAGGCCAAAAATTGATGGAACCACTTGATCTTGAAAACCCAGAAAACATAGAAATCGCGATAAGCATGGCGAAAATTGACGGAGCTTTGCATATTGATGGAAATGCTAAGTTGTATGCCTTCGCTTGTCTACTTGATGGACCTCAAAGAGAAAATGAAGACCGTTCAAGAGGAGCTAGATTTAATTCATCATTGCGATTTACAGGAGTGCATTTAGATACTGTTGCAATAATTGTCTCGGAAGATGGCCCCGTTTCTATCATATCTAAGGGAGAACACATTAATAAAGCTATTAAATGGAAATCTATTGATCGTGTTGAGATAAATCCTCCTGAACTAAAGACATGGTTGAAGGCAAACGGAAATGACTAA
- a CDS encoding HU family DNA-binding protein, translated as MGRTQTVLADTVSKELNIPLKYGRAFIDRFLALVADDIVYTGEVKLRGLGTFRVVTRAPLSTTHPQTGAPVHIPRKKVLKLRTSVVIRRRLNPREPAKRSPRTTRKKAKP; from the coding sequence ATGGGAAGAACGCAGACCGTCCTCGCCGACACCGTCTCAAAAGAGCTCAACATCCCCCTCAAGTACGGCCGCGCTTTCATCGACCGTTTTCTCGCCCTTGTCGCCGACGATATCGTCTACACCGGCGAGGTGAAGCTCCGGGGCCTCGGCACCTTCCGCGTCGTCACCCGCGCTCCTCTCTCGACGACCCACCCCCAGACCGGGGCGCCGGTGCATATCCCCAGGAAAAAGGTCCTCAAGCTCCGCACCTCCGTCGTCATCAGAAGGCGCCTCAACCCGAGGGAGCCCGCGAAGCGATCCCCCAGGACGACGCGGAAGAAAGCAAAGCCGTAG